In Cryptomeria japonica chromosome 10, Sugi_1.0, whole genome shotgun sequence, a genomic segment contains:
- the LOC131072653 gene encoding uncharacterized protein LOC131072653 produces MKFHPVKLKFGLLCTILVAMGCFLEGGYAFGVGGHGTSMPFEGKEAADTNASTMGYLTSTQALADYATIIVDLKKTLKAEKCPVVVFGASYGGMLTAWFRLKYPHLSIGALASSAPILNLDDIAPTYSFGSIITKDFRMCNAINSLPGEADTVSRIAAVANYMSQNQCTDGFGRLTNLTATPNPRYCTEMMFPISNPPGTMIRPSSFDFKSYSRECYHRYGVLLRQHWLTTDFGVNEMKTALMDFGSNIIFSNGLRDPWSSGGVLANISESIVAINTEEGESLQNAFFSALTIKQK; encoded by the exons ATGAAGTTCCATCCAGTGAAGTTGAAGTTTGGATTGTTGTGTACAATTCTTGTAGCTATGGGTTGCTTTCTGGAGGGAGGCTATGCTTTTGGGGTTGGTGGTCACGGAACGTCAATGCCATTCGAGGGAAAAGAGGCGGCGGATACAAATGCGAGCACGATGGGTTATTTGACATCCACGCAGGCCTTGGCCGATTATGCCACCATCATTGTCGATTTGAAGAAAACATTAAAGGCGGAGAAGTGTCCAGTAGTCGTGTTTGGTGCATCGTATGGTGGAA TGCTAACTGCGTGGTTTCGCCTCAAGTATCCGCACCTATCAATCGGCGCCCTCGCATCATCTGCTCCTATCCTTAACCTTGACGACATCGCTCCCACTTATAGTTTTGGCAGCATTATCACCAAAGATTTCAGA ATGTGCAACGCTATCAATAGCCTACCCGGAGAGGCAGACACTGTTAGCAGAATAGCTGCTGTAGCAAATTACATGAGCCAAAACCAATGCACGGATGGATTTGGCAG GCTGACCAATCTAACAGCTACTCCTAACCCGCGGTATTGCACTGAAATGATGTTTCCAATAAGCAATCCTCCTGGCACGATGATACGGCCCTCCAGCTTTGATTTCAAGTCCTATTCCAGGGAATGCTACCATAGATACGGAGTCCTGCTACGCCAACACTGGTTGACAACTGATTTCGGAGTAAAC GAGATGAAAACAGCGTTGatggattttggaagcaatatcATTTTCTCCAATGGTTTAAGAGATCCATGGAGCAGTGGAGG TGTCTTAGCGAATATTTCTGAAAGCATTGTAGCTATTAATACCGAAGAGGGTGAGTCTCTTCAGAATGCATTTTTCTCCGCCCTCACAATCAAACAGAAATAA